From a single Aspergillus puulaauensis MK2 DNA, chromosome 2, nearly complete sequence genomic region:
- a CDS encoding FAD-dependent oxidoreductase (COG:C,H;~EggNog:ENOG410PMET;~InterPro:IPR036188,IPR002938;~PFAM:PF01494;~SMCOG1087:hypothetical protein;~antiSMASH:Cluster_2.14;~go_function: GO:0071949 - FAD binding [Evidence IEA]): MAIDGSGAATSDPSGITVIIVGLGPTGLAAAIECHRRGHKVICFEKNPKSYRLGDLISVTGNAVRVLQEWGNGSVIKELQAFQCNLDTLEVYDETGDLKLSAPYNATQAKDQYMMRRSRLLDIFLQHLKSLGVEIHLGIQVADYWETESSAGVTVGDEKIAGDCVVVADGVHSKGRPQVSGEPFALQATDGIAFRAFFHAGEISQDPEASWLLRDAGEKDCFKTFYGKGLVMMVGTAENHEYVFWSCGHKDNVMAHPSSVATVLHLIRDWPVSKRLAPLISKTPGDNCLNQTLYTRPPLKNWVSSNGRMIVLGDAAHPFLPHAGQGANQGIEDAAVLALCLQITSKDDVPLALRVTEKLRYQRVAAIQQRGVEARDQSLNVDWGNGGFSKKLTLYPAWLHDHDCIQQVYEEFDKAADAVTKGHKHTFGGIPVG; this comes from the exons ATGGCTATAGACGGATCTGGTGCGGCTACCTCAGATCCATCTGGTATCACTGTGATCATTGTCGGCCTCGGGCCCACTGGGCTGGCTGCTGCTATCGAATGCCACCGCAGGGGCCATAAGGTGATATGTTTCGAGAAAAATCCCAAAAGCTACCGCTTGG GAGACTTGATCAGTGTGACTGGAAATGCCGTTCGAGTACTGCAGGAATGGGGCAACGGCTCTGTAATTAAAGAGTTGCAGGCCTTCCAGTGCAACCTGGACACCCTCGAAGTCTACGATGAGACTGGCGACCTGAAGCTCTCCGCACCGTATAATGCAACCCAAGCGAAAGACCAGTACATGATGCGGCGGTCAAGGCTCCTCGACATCTTTCTGCAGCATTTGAAGAGCCTTGGCGTCGAAATTCACTTGGGCATCCAGGTCGCCGACTAttgggagacggagagtAGCGCTGGGGTTACCGTTGGCGACGAGAAGATTGCTGGTGATTGTGTCGTTGTTGCGGACGGCGTGCACAGTAAAGGCAGGCCGCAGGTCTCTGGAGAGCCCTTTGCCCTTCAGGCTACCGATGGAATTGCATTCAGGGCATTCTTCCATGCCGGCGAAATATCGCAGGATCCAGAAGCGTCGTGGCTCCTGCGGGACGCAGGCGAAAAGGACTGTTTCAAGACCTTTTACGGAAAAGGCCTTGTCATGATGGTCGGGACGGCGGAGAACCACGAATACGTCTTCTGGAGTTGTGGCCACAAGGACAATGTCATGGCACATCCTTCTTCCGTGGCCACGGTTCTCCATCTCATAAGGGACTGGCCTGTATCGAAGAGGCTTGCTCCGCTCATATCCAAAACCCCAGGTGACAACTGCCTGAATCAAACCCTATACACAAGACCACCGTTAAAGAACTGGGTATCGAGTAATGGCAGGATGATAGTTCTGGGAGATGCAGCTCatcctttccttccccaCGCCGGGCAGGGTGCAAATCAAGGAATTGAAGATGCCGCTGTCCTGGCCCTGTGCCTTCAGatcaccagcaaggacgaCGTCCCCCTAGCGCTACGAGTGACAGAGAAACTAAG GTACCAAAGGGTTGCTGCAATCCAACAACGGGGTGTTGAGGCCAGGGATCAGTCATTAAACGTTGACTGGGGCAATGGTGGCTTTAGTAAGAAGCTCACTCTGTATCCAGCTTGGCTCCATGACCATGACTGTATTCAACAAGTTTATGAGGAATTCGACAaagctgctgatgctgttACCAAGGGCCATAAACATACCTTTGGAGGTATACCGGTTGGTTGA
- a CDS encoding uncharacterized protein (InterPro:IPR023296,IPR025442;~PFAM:PF13810;~SECRETED:SignalP(1-16);~antiSMASH:Cluster_2.14) has protein sequence MLYLLATILLSSAVSAQNANAASTRRLIGEDRESGRRWGVAATDLGIPYDQHNGEIGFLFGDTVSTKWVQEAKDLRSPVMLRSGIHPGEDGGIVFESAAGVDGDGLAPRLFYNGDRGDDGTGTGTWEFTVLPNDGISFPETGEHIISYLSIRNFTTPWTPNYSGLAYSTDGNTFSRLPTKWLNNDNNTDPFQMWTMQRDGDWAYIFTVRPAPQYGPMMLQRVPWDKMTNKAEYQGWGWNGEDWGWQRPCSPILEGYFGEPSVRRLYDGTWAMVYLNASTASPHIASRSAKDPTGPWSEEKVQVNQEGDGSFLYGGFIHPWSTSKGNQLYLMVSNWTSTSNLSQTTEAVADYEGIVSVSQFTGTL, from the coding sequence ATGCTTTATTTACTGGCCACCATCCTTCTTAGCTCCGCCGTTTCCGCCCAGAATGCAAACGCAGCTTCCACTCGCCGTCTCATAGGCGAAGACCGTGAGAGTGGTCGTCGCTGGGGGGTCGCAGCCACCGATTTAGGCATTCCGTACGACCAGCACAATGGCGAGATCGGATTCCTTTTTGGGGACACGGTGAGCACGAAGTGGGTGCAAGAAGCCAAGGACCTGCGCTCGCCAGTTATGCTGCGCTCGGGGATACATCCCGGCGAAGATGGCGGGATTGTGTTTGAGAGTGCGGCAGGGGTCGACGGCGATGGCCTCGCACCCAGACTCTTTTACAACGGAGACCGGGGCGATGAtggcacaggcacaggcaccTGGGAGTTCACTGTCCTGCCGAACGACGGTATCAGCTTCCCTGAGACCGGTGAACATATCATCTCGTACTTGAGCATAAGGAACTTCACAACGCCATGGACTCCCAACTACTCGGGGCTGGCATACTCGACAGACGGCAATACCTTCTCGCGGCTCCCAACCAAGTGGCTGAACAACGACAATAACACCGATCCATTCCAGATGTGGACAATGCAGCGCGATGGCGACTGGGCGTACATATTTACAGTGCGCCCAGCTCCGCAGTACGGCCCAATGATGCTGCAGCGCGTACCATGGGACAAGATGACAAACAAGGCCGAATACCAGGGCTGGGGATGGAATGGAGAGGACTGGGGCTGGCAAAGACCCTGCTCCCCTATTCTGGAGGGATACTTTGGAGAGCCGTCGGTGCGCAGGCTTTATGATGGTACTTGGGCCATGGTCTATCTGAATGCGAGCACTGCATCGCCGCATATCGCCTCACGCAGTGCAAAGGACCCTACTGGGCCCTGGTCCGAAGAAAAGGTGCAAGTTAATCAAGAGGGGGACGGGTCGTTTCTGTACGGTGGATTTATCCATCCTTGGTCGACCAGCAAGGGAAATCAATTGTACCTCATGGTGTCAAATTGGACGAGCACGAGCAACCTGTCCCAGACAACTGAGGCTGTCGCAGACTACGAGGGGATTGTGTCTGTCAGTCAGTTTACAGGGACACTGTAA
- the PKS81_1 gene encoding putative PKS/NRPS-like protein biosynthetic cluster (COG:I;~EggNog:ENOG410PM0W;~InterPro:IPR032088,IPR016039,IPR018201,IPR014030, IPR014031,IPR020841;~PFAM:PF00109,PF16073;~SMCOG1022:Beta-ketoacyl synthase;~antiSMASH:Cluster_2.14;~go_function: GO:0004315 - 3-oxoacyl-[acyl-carrier-protein] synthase activity [Evidence IEA];~go_function: GO:0016746 - transferase activity, transferring acyl groups [Evidence IEA];~go_process: GO:0006633 - fatty acid biosynthetic process [Evidence IEA]) — MMPVYTPTTSSDPDRDTHKLKLVYFSNEFPRDDLQGVFRRLHNHSKDSAHPILAEFISRATWAIKDEVRQLQTEIKHLIPPFETLFSWAESTDLREGLICGAVDGVLLLVVQLATYIGYSESRPEDLADLTNTSLAGLGLGLLASTAVSLSSSLADLPQAGADAVRLAFRLGIHVQGVSANLEAREPSESPDTWAYVVHNVDHGTVQQELDTIHSHKETPATGKIFVSAVSRTSVTVSGPPARLKALFITSEFFRESKFIPLPVYGGLCHAPHIYSLQDTQSIVHGSPLNTVRTNVLPAVPLFSTSTGQYYQVKNATELFEAVVSELLTQAIYWDRVISGVVERVETAVAAGMVLHSFGNSIPLNDLMAEVKSSITHPTVSTNNLMSWLTEPIPPSTTPRSPAQAKLAIVGMACRLPGGATDLEQFWEMLEKGLDVSRQIPADRFDVETHYDPTGKQLNKTVTQFGCFIDEPGLFDAPFFNMSPREAQVVDPQMRLALVTAYEALERAGYVGNRTAATQLPRIGTFYGQAADDYREVNQGQEVSTYYIPGGCRAFGPGRINYFFKFAGPSYSIDTACSSGLAAIEVACQALWNGTVDTAVTGGVNILTNPDGFTGLCNGHFLTKGHNACKTWDATADGYCRADGIGSLVIKRLEDAEADNDNILGVILGAGTNHSAEAVSITHPHAGHQAYLSRQVLRQAGIDPLDVSYVELHGTGTQAGDHELPTSR; from the exons ATGATGCCCGTATATACTCCCACAACAAGTTCAGATCCCGACCGGGACACGCACAAGCTGAAGCTTGTCTACTTCAGCAATGAGTTTCCCAGGGACGATCTACAGGGCGTGTTTCGCCGCCTGCATAACCACAGCAAGGACAGTGCTCACCCGATCTTGGCCGAGTTCATATCCAGGGCCACCTGGGCCATCAAGGACGAAGTTCGACAGTTGCAGACTGAGATCAAACACCTGATCCCGCCGTTCGAAACATTGTTCAGTTGGGCTGAAAGCACGGATCTTCGGGAAGGCTTGATCTGTGGCGCGGTAGACGGAGTGTTGCTGCTTGTGGTTCAATTGGCAACTTACATCGG ATATTCAGAGAGCCGCCCCGAAGACTTGGCTGACTTGACAAACACAAGCCTTGCAggccttggacttggccTGCTGGCATCGACTGCGGTCTCCCTGTCTTCCTCGTTGGCAGACTTGCCCCAGGCCGGTGCAGATGCAGTGCGCTTGGCCTTCCGCCTGGGAATCCATGTCCAGGGTGTCTCTGCAAACCTGGAAGCCCGTGAGCCGTCGGAGAGTCCAGATACCTGGGCGTATGTGGTTCATAATGTCGACCATGGCACCGTTCAACAGGAACTCGACACGATACATTCCCACAAGGAAACGCCTGCCACTGGGAAGATCTTTGTCAGTGCCGTCAGCCGTACATCAGTCACAGTCAGCGGACCGCCAGCGCGGCTAAAGGCGCTGTTCATTACATCTGAGTTCTTCCGCGAGTCCAAGTTCATCCCTCTTCCGGTCTACGGGGGCCTCTGCCATGCGCCCCATATCTACAGCCTGCAGGACACGCAGAGTATAGTCCACGGCAGCCCATTGAACACCGTTCGGACAAACGTGTTGCCAGCGGTACCACTCTTCTCCACCAGCACGGGTCAATACTACCAAGTCAAGAACGCCACAGAGCTGTTTGAAGCGGTCGTCTCGGAGCTCCTTACCCAAGCAATCTACTGGGACCGCGTAATATCCGGCGTCGTCGAGAGAGTAGAGACTGCTGTTGCCGCTGGAATGGTGCTGCATAGTTTCGGTAACTCGATTCCCCTCAACGACCTCATGGCTGAGGTGAAGAGCAGCATTACGCACCCTACTGTCTCAACCAACAATCTGATGAGCTGGCTCACCGAACCCATACCCCCGTCTACTACCCCACGTAGCCCGGCACAGGCCAAGCTGGCCATTGTCGGCATGGCGTGTAGGCTTCCCGGGGGTGCGACAGACCTGGAGCAGTTCTGGGAGATGTTAGAGAAGGGCTTAGATGTCTCAAGGCAAATACCAGCTGATCGATTTGATGTTGAAACGCACTATGATCCAACCGGCAAACAGCTCAACAAGACCGTAACCCAGTTCGGCTGCTTTATCGATGAGCCCGGTTTGTTTGATGCGCCATTCTTCAACATGTCCCCCCGTGAAGCCCAGGTCGTCGATCCGCAGATGCGTCTGGCTCTGGTCACCGCGTATGAGGCCCTGGAGCGTGCGGGCTACGTTGGAAACCGCACTGCAGCCACGCAGTTACCACGAATCGGTACCTTCTATGGCCAGGCTGCAGACGACTACCGCGAGGTGAACCAGGGCCAGGAGGTTAGCACCTATTACATTCCGGGCGGCTGTCGCGCCTTTGGTCCTGGCCGCATCAATTACTTCTTCAAGTTTGCTGGTCCCAGCTACAGCATCGACACTGCCTGCTCCTCGGGACTTGCGGCGATTGAG GTTGCCTGTCAAGCCCTTTGGAACGGCACTGTGGATACCGCCGTTACAGGAGGCGTCAATATCTTGACCAACCCTGATGGTTTCACAGGACTCTGCAACGGCCATTTCCTCACCAAAGGGCACAACGCTTGTAAAACGTGGGATGCCACAGCTGATGGATATTGTCGCGCTGACGGTATTGGATCTCTGGTCATCAAGAGGCTTGAAGATGCAGAGGCCGATAATGATAACATTCTGGGTGTTATTCTTGGTGCAGGAACAAACCATTCAGCAGAGGCAGTCTCCATTACCCACCCCCATGCTGGCCACCAGGCCTATTTATCTCGCCAAGTGCTGCGGCAAGCGGGCATCGATCCCCTCGACGTGTCCTATGTGGAGCTTCATGGCACTGGTACCCAAGCAGGAGACCACGAGCTTCCTACAAGTCGATGA
- the PKS81_2 gene encoding putative PKS/NRPS-like protein biosynthetic cluster (COG:I;~EggNog:ENOG410PU97;~InterPro:IPR016036,IPR030918,IPR016035,IPR009081, IPR001227,IPR014043,IPR036736,IPR020806,IPR020807, IPR042104;~PFAM:PF00550,PF14765,PF00698;~SMCOG1021:malonyl CoA-acyl carrier protein transacylase;~antiSMASH:Cluster_2.14;~go_function: GO:0016740 - transferase activity [Evidence IEA];~go_function: GO:0031177 - phosphopantetheine binding [Evidence IEA]), translated as MHTAGVVTASDTIFMVGRRAQMLEQKCQASSHTMLAVRAPVADIEGSSEGKPYTVACINGPSDTVLSGTKAQMDDIAVSLQKAGYRCIKLDVAFAFHSEQMDPILDDFEAIAATGVIFQEPKVPVISPLLGKVIFDGKTLNASYVRRATRETVDFVAALNNAEKIHTISDATVWVEIGPHPVCTNFIKATLPSTEVALPSFRRGEDNWKTMAESMAALHLAGVDVSWNEFHRPFERRLRLLNLPAYAWSEKTHWLQYTGDWCLTKGNTFYEAEKKPAPKALPASEIQTTTVQQIIEETFNESAGTVVMQSDLMQADLLAAAHGHSMNNCGVVTSSIHADIAYTLGGYLYRRLNPRAKDVKDVNMNVSNLAVTKGLVAHTNKKVPQLFRVTATTADVHSGVVDLTWQNVDNDGNAEEPFATANLYYGDASEWLASWEPISHLVHSRIGELENLAAQGKANRLSRNMAYTLFASNLVTYADKYRGMQSVVMHELEGFADIELTTKESGTWTVPPYFIDSVAHLAGFIMNCSDSIDTQNNYCVTPGWKAMRFAKPLTPGAKYRSYVKMIPTAADPTVYLGDVYILQADAIVGKVDGIQFRRYPRILLNRFFSPPDKVAASEGKPTGKPTAQTPPAPKTTTAIKPEKPDESTPSSNVTPAAPAPPKSVASASPAGPAPSDSAASSGISDKAILLIANEAGLDLADMEDGARFADLGVDSLMSLVISEKFRAELDVKVNGSLFLDYETIGDLREWLDEYYS; from the exons ATGCACACTGCAGGTGTAGTCACAGCTAGTGATACTATATTCATGGTGGGACGGCGAGCTCAGATGTTGGAACAGAAGTGCCAGGCTAGCAGTCATACTATGCTCGCCGTTCGAGCTCCTGTGGCCGATATCGAGGGCTCCTCCGAGGGCAAGCCGTACACAGTTGCTTGTATCAACGGCCCTTCAGATACGGTCCTCAGCGGCACCAAAGCGCAGATGGACGATATCGCAGTCTCCCTTCAAAAGGCGGGCTACCGATGCATCAAGTTGGATGTTGCATTTGCCTTTCACTCCGAGCAAATGGACCCCATTTTGGATGACTTCGAAGCAATTGCAGCAACCGGTGTCATCTTCCAGGAGCCCAAGGTGCCTGTCATTTCTCCGCTGCTAGGAAAAGTGATATTCGATGGCAAAACGCTGAATGCAAGCTATGTCCGCCGGGCCACCAGAGAGACGGTGGACTTTGTCGCGGCTCTTAACAATGCAGAGAAGATCCATACGATCAGCGATGCGACTGTCTGGGTCGAAATCGGGCCGCATCCCGTATGCACTAACTTCATCAAAGCGACTCTACCATCCACTGAAGTCGCTCTCCCATCATTCCGACGTGGCGAGGACAACTGGAAGACCATGGCTGAGAGTATGGCCGCCCTGCACCTCGCCGGAGTCGACGTTAGCTGGAATGAGTTCCATCGCCCGTTTGAGCGCAGACTCCGACTCCTGAACCTGCCAGCATATGCGTGGAGTGAAAAGACCCACTGGCTGCAGTATACCGGGGACTGGTGCTTGACCAAGGGGAATACGTTCTACGAGGCGGAAAAGAAGCCTGCACCGAAGGCACTGCCGGCTAGCGAGATTCAGACGACAACAGTGCAGCAGATCATTGAGGAGACATTTAATGAGTCTGCTGGTACGGTGGTCATGCAGTCGGACCTCATGCAGGCCGACCTCCTGGCCGCCGCTCATGGACACAGCATGAATAACTGTGGTGTTGTTACGTCG TCCATCCATGCCGACATTGCATACACCCTTGGCGGATATCTCTACCGCCGTCTGAACCCACGAGCCAAGGATGTCAAGGATGTCAACATGAATGTTTCCAACCTAGCTGTTACGAAGGGATTAGTTGCACACACCAACAAGAAGGTCCCTCAGCTATTCCGTGTGACTGCTACCACTGCCGATGTTCACTCGGGCGTGGTCGACTTGACCTGGCAGAACGTGGACAACGACGGCAACGCTGAGGAGCCATTCGCCACTGCGAATCTCTATTACGGAGATGCGTCCGAGTGGCTGGCATCTTGGGAGCCCATTTCACACCTCGTCCATAGCCGCATCGGAGAGCTCGAGAATCTGGCAGCACAGGGCAAGGCCAACCGCCTTTCGCGGAATATGGCCTACACCCTCTTTGCCAGTAATCTGGTGACCTACGCCGACAAGTACCGCGGAATGCAATCAGTCGTCATGCATGAACTGGAAGGATTTGCGGATATTGAATTAACCACCAAGGAAAGTGGTACGTGGACAGTCCCGCCATATTTTATCGACAGTGTAGCACACCTGGCCGGCTTCATCATGAACTGCTCCGATAGCATAGACACGCAAAACAACTATTGCGTGACTCCTGGCTGGAAGGCAATGCGATTCGCAAAGCCTCTTACCCCAGGAGCCAAGTACCGTTCCTATGTGAAGATGATCCCGACGGCCGCAGACCCAACTGTCTATCTCGGCGACGTGTATATCCTGCAGGCCGATGCCATCGTTGGTAAGGTGGATGGCATCCAGTTCCGTCGCTATCCTCGCATTCTCCTTAACCGTTTCTTCTCACCGCCGGATAAAGTGGCAGCGAGTGAAGGGAAGCCAACAGGTAAACCCACTGCTCagacaccaccagctcccAAGACGACAACCGCCATAAAGCCCGAAAAGCCTGATGAGAGCACGCCATCTTCAAACGTTACCCCCGCTGCACCTGCTCCCCCCAAGAGCGTTGCATCTGCATCCCCTGCTGGGCCTGCTCCGTCTGACAGTGCTGCATCGAGTGGTATCTCCGACAAAGCAATCCTGCTCATCGCGAACGAAGCCGGCTTGGACCTCGCTGACATGGAGGATGGGGCTCGTTTCGCCGACTTGGGTGTTGACAGTCTCATGTCGCTTGTCATCTCGGAGAAGTTCAGGGCGGAGCTGGACGTCAAAGTCAACGGAAGTCTGTTCTTGGACTACGAGACGATTGGAGATTTGAGGGAGTGGCTGGATGAGTACTACAGTTAG
- the tpcM gene encoding methyltransferase tpcM (COG:S;~EggNog:ENOG410PVRF;~InterPro:IPR029063,IPR013216;~PFAM:PF13649,PF13489,PF08241,PF08242,PF13847;~SMCOG1089:methyltransferase;~antiSMASH:Cluster_2.14;~go_function: GO:0008168 - methyltransferase activity [Evidence IEA]), with protein sequence MDYSSKIFAQDDGFWANYSRGRPQVPDAFWDCIFGYHQSKGGDFGTIHDVGAGNGPYAQRLRSRFASVIVSDIVAENISLARQRLKDQDGFTFRTAPLEDSTDIPAGSVDMLFATNVMHFAEPQHAAMTTLARQLRPGGTFVAALFGPARFRDAKLQSLWERVSHQGGRELLKVSDDPDQIVKVMARTEGRYNCAPLDEQLFRDRIRIYVNMEHGGIQGMLPPEFAHKNTEPDYSGNDTKRGEKMGGWTFETNLAGVKEHFDSFPFISRFPDAFTDLYKELDGLLADGRTAEGYFPVTIILATRK encoded by the coding sequence ATGGACTACTCTAGCAAGATCTTCGCTCAGGACGATGGCTTTTGGGCCAACTACTCCCGAGGGCGTCCACAGGTCCCGGACGCCTTCTGGGACTGCATATTTGGTTACCACCAGAGCAAAGGAGGTGATTTTGGCACCATCCACGACGTAGGCGCCGGCAACGGGCCCTATGCACAGCGACTACGCTCTCGCTTCGCCAGCGTCATTGTATCGGACATTGTCGCCGAAAACATTAGCCTCGCCCGTCAGCGCCTCAAGGACCAGGACGGATTTACCTTTCGGACGGCACCGCTGGAAGATTCCACTGACATCCCGGCAGGCAGCGTGGACATGTTGTTTGCGACTAACGTGATGCATTTTGCAGAGCCACAACATGCTGCTATGACTACCCTTGCACGCCAGCTGCGGCCCGGTGGCACGTTTGTGGCAGCACTATTTGGTCCTGCGCGCTTTCGGGATGCAAAGCTCCAGAGTCTTTGGGAACGAGTCAGCCACCAGGGCGGCAGAGAGCTTCTCAAGGTGTCCGACGATCCAGACCAGATCGTCAAGGTCATGGCGCGGACGGAGGGCAGGTACAATTGCGCACCCCTGGATGAGCAGCTCTTCCGCGACAGAATACGCATTTACGTGAACATGGAGCATGGCGGCATTCAAGGCATGTTGCCACCGGAATTCGCACACAAAAACACTGAGCCCGACTACAGTGGGAACGATACCAAGAGGGGGGAGAAAATGGGGGGATGGACATTTGAGACCAATCTCGCAGGCGTCAAGGAGCACTTTGACTCGTTTCCGTTCATTTCCCGGTTTCCAGATGCTTTCACGGACCTGTacaaggagctggatgggttACTGGCCGATGGGAGGACCGCCGAGGGCTATTTCCCGGTCACCATAATCCTGGCGACGAGGAAATAG
- a CDS encoding uncharacterized protein (COG:S;~EggNog:ENOG410PYHD;~InterPro:IPR032710), which translates to MPAPVQIQKETIDKFLTTWKNGAAQETVALWADDFEQQLLPYSLQQPPRPRAHAEFFYPKLVNNLANWKLDIKRIIHETSQGTAAVYATSSADTPIPGESWTNEYAVFISLTKDGSKVNRLEEMVDSAFYERFFPIFQKYLVEQAP; encoded by the exons ATGCCTGCTCCAGTCCAAATACAAAAGGAGACGATTGACAAGTTTTTAACGACATGGAAGAACGGTGCAGCACAAGAGACCGTCGCCCTCTGGGCCGATGActtcgagcagcagctgctcccTTATTCCCTGCAGCAGCCACCCCGACCACGAGCCCACGCTGAGTTCTTCTACCCTAAGCTGGTGAACAACCTCGCAAACTGGAAA CTGGATATAAAACGCATCATTCATGAGACTTCGCAAGGCACGGCGGCAGTCTACGCGACGTCGTCTGCAGACACGCCCATCCCTGGAGAGTCGTGGACGAACGAATACGCAGTCTTCATATCCCTCACCAAAGACGGCTCCAAGGTCAATCGCCTGGAGGAAATGGTGGACTCTGCGTTTTACGAGCGCTTCTTTCCGATATTCCAGAAGTACCTGGTGGAACAGGCACCCTAG
- the tpcG gene encoding oxidoreductase tpcG (COG:S;~EggNog:ENOG410PUDJ;~InterPro:IPR036291,IPR016040;~PFAM:PF13460), producing MASSTYAVLGSTGNCGRALIQNLLDKPDVRINAYCRNRSKLLGLLPNFKAGGRIEIFEGSIHDVELLTSCLRGCRAVFLVVSTNDNIPGCRLAQDTAAAVIASLQHLRQRSDESEIADRQLPKLILLSSATIDDHFSRHVPYLLRTILLRSASHVYHDLIETEKLLRAQEDWLTTIFIKPGALSVDIQRGHALSFTDEESPLSYLDLAGGMIEAADDEHGSYYMRNISVVNANGKAKFPTGTPMCIFMGLLRHFFPFLHPYLPLNTGPG from the coding sequence ATGGCCTCCAGCACGTACGCCGTCCTCGGCTCTACTGGAAATTGCGGCAGGGCGCTGatccagaacctcctcgACAAGCCCGACGTCCGGATCAACGCATACTGCCGCAACCGATCCAAGCTTCTTGGGCTCCTCCCCAACTTCAAGGCAGGAGGAAGGATCGAGATCTTTGAAGGAAGCATCCACGATGTCGAGCTTCTGACCTCATGCTTGCGCGGCTGCCGAGCTGTCTTTCTGGTTGTCTCGACCAACGACAACATCCCCGGCTGTCGCCTCGCACAAGACACAGCTGCCGCTGTTATCGCGTCGCTTCAGCATCTCAGGCAGCGCTCGGACGAAAGCGAGATAGCCGATAGACAACTGCCCAAGCTGATCCTCCTGTCGTCGGCTACAATCGATGACCATTTCTCTCGTCACGTCCCGTACCTGCTCAGAAcgatcctcctccgctcGGCATCCCATGTCTACCACGACCTGATCGAAACCGAAAAGCTGCTTCGTGCCCAGGAAGACTGGCTGACGACGATTTTCATCAAGCCTGGTGCTCTGTCAGTGGACATTCAGCGAGGGCATGCCCTGAGCTTTACCGACGAGGAGAGCCCTTTATCCTACCTGGATCTGGCCGGTGGAATGATTGAAGCAGCAGACGACGAACACGGCAGCTACTATATGAGGAATATCAGTGTCGTGAACGCGAATGGAAAGGCCAAATTTCCCACAGGCACTCCGATGTGTATCTTCATGGGTCTGCTGCGGCACTTCTTTCCATTCTTACACCCTTACCTGCCTCTGAACACAGGTCCGGGTTGA